A region of Salvelinus namaycush isolate Seneca chromosome 9, SaNama_1.0, whole genome shotgun sequence DNA encodes the following proteins:
- the tcp11l1 gene encoding T-complex protein 11-like protein 1 — protein MPKDSDKPGGGEDRTDSSEQSHSKRVRRGTPSPHRGSTPQSSPPRFVSVEELMETAKGVTNMALAHEIVVNNDFQVKPSEPAEGSLEKRVKEIMHKAFWDVLEAQLSENPPSYNHAIKLLAEIKETLLSFLLPGHGRLRGRIEEVLDLSLIQQQAENGALDISKVVEFVIGMMGSLCAPSRDEEIRKLREITDLVPLLKAIFPVMDKMKLDMANFAVSSIRPHLLQQSVEYERKKFQEFVEKQPNALDFTEKWLQDSAKCVLHEDQAGGAGSLPTPLAVHNHAYLRLLKWNHASDPFPETLLMDQVRFQEMQQDLEQLVLVASVLLIVYNTTGEAISGLPGLMDRLKRTIGVLLTETHMPSFSADEALATIGERMCVELSGCLSEHGFSPFSTNRQSILKGQISAVTLPDNAIRRLIGSRIQTYLLAFLESSHRSAPTLPGGLAPVSKELEEIAMKFGRLVHFNKLVYSPFYQKILQEIVQEGESHDT, from the exons ATGCCCAAGGACTCTGACAAACCTGGGGGTGGAGAGGACAGAACTGACTCCTCTGAACAGTCTCATAGTAAGAGAGTCCGGAGAGGCACACCTAGTCCTCACAGAGGGAGCACCCCACAAT CCAGCCCACCAAGATTTGTGTCAGTGGAGGAGCTCATGGAGACGGCGAAAGGTGTGACCAACATGGCCCTGGCCCATGAGATCGTAGTGAATAATGACTTCCAGGTGAAGCCCTCAGAGCCAGCAGAAGGAAG TTTGGAAAAAAGAGTGAAGGAAATTATGCATAAAGCATTCTGGGACGTTCTAGAGGCACAACTGAGTGAGAACCCGCCATCATATAATCACGCCATCAAACTTCTTGCTGAGATCAAAGAG ACTCTGCTGTCCTTTCTGCTTCCGGGTCATGGTCGGTTGAGGGGGCGAATTGAGGAGGTGCTAGACCTCTCTCTGATCCAGCAGCAGGCAGAGAACGGAGCTCTGGACATCAGTAAGGTGGTTGAGTTTGTCATTGGTATGATGGGTTCACTCTGCGCTCCGAGCCGGGATGAGGAAATCCGGAAGCTTCGGGAAATCACAGATCTTGTGCCTCTGTTAAA GGCGATATTTCCAGTGATGGATAAAATGAAACTTGATATGGCCAATTTTGCCGTCAGCAGTATCCGACCTCACCTCCTGCAGCAATCCGTGGAGTACGAACGGAAGAAATTCCAGGAGTTTGTTGAAAAACAACCCA ACGCCTTAGACTTCACTGAGAAGTGGCTTCAAGACTCTGCTAAATGTGTACTTCATGAAGATCAAGCGGGTGGGGCGGGTAGTTTACCCACTCCTCTCGCTGTGCACAACCATGCTTACCTGCGTCTGCTTAAATGGAACCACGCCTCTGATCCTTTCCCTGAG ACTCTTCTCATGGACCAGGTGCGTTTCCAGGAAATGCAGCAGGACTTGGAGCAGCTGGTTCTGGTGGCGTCTGTGCTACTCATAGTGTACAACACCACGGGAGAGGCCATCTCAGGCCTGCCAGGCCTTATGGACAGACTGAAGAGGACCATCGGGGTTCTGCTCACAGAGACGCACATGCC GTCTTTCAGTGCAGATGAAGCCTTGGCTACCATTGGAGAGAGGATGTGTGTGGAGCTAAGTGGATGTCTGTCTGAACATGGCTTCTCCCCGTTCTCCACCAACCGGCAGAGCATTCTAAAAGGCCAGATCTCGGCTGTTACTCTCCCAGACAACGCCATCCGCAGGCTTATAG GCTCCCGCATCCAGACTTACTTGCTTGCCTTCCTGGAGTCCAGTCACAGGAGTGCTCCAACCCTGCCAGGGGGCCTAGCTCCAGTCAGCAAAGAGCTGGAAGAGATTGCCATGAAGTTTGGCCGTCTGGTCCACTTCAACAAGTTGGTTTATTCCCCTTTCTACCAAAAGATCCTTCAGGAGATTGTGCAAGAAGGAGAAAGTCATGACACCTAG